In Hallerella succinigenes, the following are encoded in one genomic region:
- a CDS encoding PDZ domain-containing protein, with amino-acid sequence MKSFVNASLFAAMLALPAMAGENFGGIGVTIYAVNEGVLVSDVIPGSPAAEAGLESKDRIIAVDGVSIAGNDIDASKEVLRGTVGRPVELSVLREKETFTVTLRRANISVNDVDASKVEAWYGENQNSYSSDEIAEVASQNLSRNQKLLSVMQHGHVVKEEMKVSSSDLSVVSVETAEEEVAPQVKNRSVRAAGSLNAFDREQVAINLRAEGSTVVRIVNANGEVAARLLKEDAKAGSQSLAWDGKNAASGRYIVHIEQNGAASAVAAELR; translated from the coding sequence ATGAAAAGTTTTGTAAACGCTTCTTTATTTGCGGCCATGCTTGCTTTGCCAGCTATGGCAGGTGAAAATTTTGGCGGTATCGGTGTTACGATTTATGCGGTGAACGAAGGCGTTCTCGTTTCGGACGTGATTCCGGGTTCTCCGGCAGCAGAAGCGGGTCTTGAATCAAAAGACCGCATTATTGCCGTGGACGGTGTTTCGATAGCCGGTAACGATATCGATGCTTCGAAGGAAGTGCTCCGCGGAACGGTCGGAAGACCTGTGGAACTTTCCGTACTCCGTGAAAAGGAAACTTTTACAGTAACGCTTCGCCGTGCAAATATTTCGGTGAACGACGTGGATGCGTCCAAAGTAGAAGCTTGGTATGGCGAAAATCAGAACAGCTATTCCTCGGACGAAATTGCGGAAGTCGCTTCTCAAAATCTTTCCAGGAATCAGAAGCTTCTTTCGGTGATGCAGCATGGTCACGTGGTGAAGGAAGAAATGAAGGTTTCTTCTTCCGATCTTTCCGTGGTCTCCGTGGAAACGGCTGAAGAAGAAGTCGCTCCGCAGGTGAAGAACCGCAGTGTGCGTGCCGCGGGCTCCTTGAATGCCTTTGACCGTGAACAGGTCGCGATCAACCTGCGTGCAGAAGGCTCTACCGTGGTGCGCATTGTGAATGCGAACGGTGAAGTAGCCGCTCGCCTTTTGAAGGAAGATGCGAAGGCCGGTTCGCAGTCCCTCGCATGGGACGGCAAGAATGCGGCTTCCGGCCGTTACATTGTTCACATTGAACAGAACGGTGCCGCTTCCGCAGTGGCAGCGGAACTCCGCTAA
- a CDS encoding metal ABC transporter permease — protein MLQEMLSMDFMQNAFIAAVLVAISCGVMGSYVVVNKIAGTAGGVAHASFGGIGLACFLGFSPMLGALGMALVCALVMGYLTWIDRKRSDTLINVIWAAGMAAGVILTDLTPGYSGDLTSFLFGSILTVPHELLWGMGILTALILAVSAFFFRQFLAVSHDPEFARVRGIPVFRLYMLLMAMIACTVVMAVQTVGLILVIALLTIPAYVAQSYSKNLKQMMFFSCLFSVVLSLAGLVVSYVWNLTVGPTIILFSVLLYVANWGVQKLLGAN, from the coding sequence ATGCTCCAAGAAATGCTTTCCATGGATTTTATGCAGAACGCTTTTATTGCGGCGGTTCTCGTTGCAATTTCTTGCGGGGTCATGGGATCCTATGTGGTGGTGAATAAAATCGCGGGGACGGCGGGCGGTGTGGCGCACGCTTCTTTTGGTGGAATAGGGCTTGCCTGTTTTTTAGGATTTTCACCGATGCTCGGTGCGCTCGGCATGGCGCTTGTGTGTGCGCTCGTGATGGGATATTTGACTTGGATCGACCGCAAACGTTCCGATACGCTGATCAATGTGATTTGGGCGGCGGGTATGGCGGCCGGTGTGATTCTTACGGATTTAACGCCCGGTTACAGCGGCGATTTGACGAGCTTTCTGTTCGGCAGCATTTTGACTGTGCCGCATGAACTTCTGTGGGGCATGGGCATTTTGACCGCTTTGATTTTAGCGGTATCCGCGTTCTTTTTTAGACAGTTTCTTGCTGTGTCGCATGATCCGGAATTTGCCCGTGTGCGTGGAATTCCGGTGTTTCGCCTGTATATGTTGTTGATGGCGATGATCGCTTGCACGGTGGTGATGGCGGTACAGACTGTGGGCTTAATTCTTGTGATTGCGCTTCTGACGATTCCCGCTTATGTAGCGCAGAGTTATTCCAAAAATTTGAAGCAGATGATGTTTTTTTCGTGCCTTTTCTCGGTGGTGCTTTCGCTTGCGGGACTTGTGGTTTCTTATGTGTGGAACTTGACGGTGGGACCGACGATTATTCTCTTTAGCGTTTTGCTGTATGTGGCAAACTGGGGAGTTCAGAAGCTTCTCGGTGCAAATTGA
- a CDS encoding pyrimidine 5'-nucleotidase, producing MILSNDTDRIWLFDYDLTLYAESERAVLNSLDRRIALYVQQVANIDYDHAQEIRKRYWKEYGTTLAGLRAVYGVTPNDFFDFIHQPETLVYPDFAPQKRALLEILKGPKYIFTNGRSDWSRKGSSKMGILDCFERIVGLEDMNWDGKPQVSAYETMEKVLEYDGFWKKGDDPSRIVLLDDALHNLRPAHDRGWKTVWVNPISEENGSFTDFRIPDLMDLLKLLG from the coding sequence ATGATTCTTTCAAACGATACGGATCGCATTTGGCTGTTTGATTATGATCTGACGCTTTACGCGGAATCGGAACGTGCTGTTTTGAATTCGCTCGACCGTCGCATTGCGCTGTACGTACAACAGGTGGCGAACATCGATTACGATCACGCTCAAGAAATTCGCAAGCGCTATTGGAAGGAATACGGTACCACTTTGGCAGGGCTTCGCGCCGTGTACGGGGTTACGCCGAACGACTTCTTTGACTTTATCCATCAGCCCGAAACTCTCGTTTACCCAGATTTTGCGCCGCAGAAGAGAGCTTTGCTCGAAATCCTCAAAGGTCCTAAATACATTTTTACAAATGGGCGTTCCGACTGGAGTCGTAAAGGCTCTTCTAAAATGGGAATCCTCGACTGCTTTGAACGCATCGTGGGCTTGGAAGACATGAACTGGGATGGTAAACCGCAGGTGAGCGCCTACGAAACGATGGAAAAGGTTCTTGAATACGACGGATTTTGGAAAAAAGGCGATGATCCGAGTCGGATTGTGCTGCTCGACGACGCATTGCACAATTTACGCCCGGCGCATGACCGCGGCTGGAAAACGGTGTGGGTGAACCCGATATCCGAAGAAAACGGCAGTTTTACGGATTTCCGCATTCCGGACCTGATGGATCTTTTGAAATTACTCGGCTAA
- a CDS encoding deoxyguanosinetriphosphate triphosphohydrolase yields MILKWETLLSATRYGHPASRDPNRSNFHRDFDRIVFSTAFRRLGRKTQVHPFSVNDHVHSRLTHSLEVSSVARSLAISVFNEMPKEFPRNFNASLLGTIAQSAALAHDIGNPPFGHAGEAAIRDWFRKNRESAPLREFSDREMKDFENFEGNAQGVRILSKLEYHFLDGGMRLTFPTVSSMMKYPRLACYGIPTSLFQTEADDYREMANVLGIPEVGNGIWMRHPMSYLVEAADDICYCILDVEDAIELGILQFADVRNMFEYLCGPQVDIDREYNENGQNFRDFLSSVRGLAIQNLIDAVVRAFIIHYEEIMNGELKGSLLDLADADAVDGIRVAKRLGRERIYPDRRKTELEVGSYTTLSTVLDAFVSGVYEFRKYGESSYRASRIVRLIGQAKIGQTVTPLEAYHQVLDFVSGMTDNYASYLARQISGLVQ; encoded by the coding sequence ATGATTCTGAAATGGGAAACTCTTCTTTCTGCAACGCGCTACGGTCACCCGGCAAGCCGTGACCCGAACCGTTCCAACTTTCACCGTGATTTTGACCGTATCGTTTTTTCGACGGCTTTCCGTCGCCTGGGCCGTAAAACACAGGTTCACCCGTTCTCTGTCAACGATCACGTTCACAGCCGCTTAACGCACTCGCTCGAAGTTTCGAGCGTCGCGCGCAGCCTTGCCATTTCGGTGTTCAACGAAATGCCGAAAGAATTTCCCAGGAATTTTAACGCCTCGCTTCTCGGAACGATTGCCCAGTCCGCCGCCTTGGCGCATGACATTGGAAACCCGCCGTTCGGTCACGCCGGGGAAGCGGCTATCCGCGACTGGTTCCGCAAAAACCGCGAATCCGCACCGCTCAGGGAGTTTAGCGACCGCGAAATGAAGGACTTTGAAAACTTCGAAGGCAACGCGCAAGGCGTTCGTATTCTTTCGAAGCTCGAATATCACTTTTTAGACGGTGGCATGCGCCTTACATTCCCGACGGTTTCATCGATGATGAAGTATCCGCGCCTTGCCTGCTATGGCATTCCGACGAGCCTTTTCCAGACCGAAGCGGATGATTACCGTGAAATGGCAAATGTGCTCGGCATTCCGGAAGTCGGAAATGGCATTTGGATGCGTCATCCGATGAGCTATCTCGTGGAAGCGGCGGACGATATTTGCTACTGCATTTTGGACGTGGAAGATGCGATTGAACTCGGCATTTTGCAGTTTGCCGATGTGCGCAACATGTTCGAATATCTCTGCGGCCCGCAGGTGGACATAGACCGTGAATACAATGAAAACGGTCAGAACTTCCGCGACTTCCTTTCGAGCGTGCGCGGACTTGCCATTCAGAACCTGATTGATGCCGTGGTCCGCGCCTTCATTATCCATTATGAAGAAATCATGAACGGGGAACTCAAGGGTTCGTTGCTTGATTTGGCGGACGCCGATGCGGTGGATGGTATTCGTGTGGCAAAGCGCCTTGGCCGGGAACGCATTTACCCGGACCGCAGAAAAACGGAGCTTGAAGTCGGTAGCTATACGACGCTCAGCACGGTGCTTGACGCCTTTGTGAGCGGTGTCTATGAATTCCGTAAGTACGGCGAATCTTCTTACCGTGCGTCTCGCATTGTGCGCTTGATTGGCCAGGCGAAAATCGGCCAGACGGTGACACCGCTTGAAGCCTATCACCAGGTGCTCGATTTTGTGAGCGGCATGACGGACAATTACGCTTCTTACCTTGCACGTCAAATCAGCGGTCTTGTGCAATGA
- a CDS encoding cytochrome c biogenesis protein → MNLRTLSFVLLWMWQLLAAQENFAQPEFVNFEGRVRPLNSLENALANALCEKQKCAGLKPQTLLQKIVDGSADSLNVFRVNRSMTVEILHLDPARREFKRSDFEESRSLLKQYAERDDSHPQTHELSRLDYALDLFDSLQVQGFCWRISVPRQELSSTSLRQLLAERAYLNWNLPFCVWIFVCIAFGLSLLALWKSWAWKAALVMQSIVSLGCAGIFLWRGIVENRVPLTTLYEMLLALVLGVSIFAVAVSAKGRVKPLLTCGSGICLALFLVMRSALAGDPFGAVAMILNSSFWLSMHVFTIAVGFCGLILASLLAHVMLAKRAFGGEVSVSLQKLLFGTLGVGFAVSTLGTLFGGFWAEVAWGRFWGWDPKENGALLVLIWVLMVIHLKAQNFVKPKTLEVLSSLLLIVIAFCLFGVNLLGVGLHSYGFSANLLVAFSAFVLGDVGVICFLSFWKRNKRRK, encoded by the coding sequence ATGAACCTTCGAACGCTCTCGTTCGTGTTGCTTTGGATGTGGCAGCTCCTTGCTGCACAGGAAAACTTTGCCCAGCCTGAATTTGTGAATTTTGAAGGTCGCGTGCGTCCGCTGAATTCCCTAGAAAATGCGCTGGCAAATGCGCTATGCGAAAAACAAAAGTGTGCGGGACTCAAGCCACAGACGCTATTGCAGAAAATTGTAGACGGCTCTGCGGACTCGTTGAATGTGTTTCGGGTGAACCGTTCCATGACGGTCGAAATTTTGCACTTGGATCCGGCACGGCGGGAGTTTAAGCGCAGTGATTTTGAAGAAAGCCGTTCGCTCTTAAAGCAGTACGCGGAAAGGGATGATTCCCATCCGCAGACGCACGAGCTTTCCCGCTTGGATTACGCTCTGGATTTGTTTGATTCGCTTCAAGTGCAAGGCTTTTGTTGGCGAATTTCTGTGCCGAGGCAAGAGCTTTCTTCCACTTCGCTTAGACAGTTGCTTGCGGAACGGGCTTATTTGAACTGGAATTTGCCGTTCTGTGTTTGGATTTTTGTGTGCATAGCGTTTGGACTTTCGCTCCTTGCCCTATGGAAATCGTGGGCGTGGAAGGCCGCTTTGGTGATGCAGTCGATCGTTTCGCTCGGCTGTGCGGGCATTTTTCTTTGGCGTGGAATTGTGGAAAATCGGGTTCCGCTGACGACGCTTTATGAGATGCTCCTTGCGCTTGTGCTTGGCGTTTCGATTTTTGCGGTGGCGGTCTCGGCGAAGGGGCGCGTAAAGCCGTTGCTCACTTGCGGTTCGGGGATATGTCTTGCGCTCTTTTTGGTGATGCGTTCGGCGCTTGCGGGCGATCCCTTTGGCGCGGTCGCGATGATTTTGAATTCTTCGTTTTGGCTTTCGATGCACGTGTTTACGATTGCGGTCGGGTTTTGCGGGCTGATTCTTGCGAGTTTACTTGCGCACGTGATGCTTGCAAAACGGGCGTTTGGCGGGGAAGTTTCGGTGAGCTTGCAAAAGCTTTTGTTTGGAACTTTGGGCGTGGGATTTGCTGTTTCGACGCTTGGGACTTTGTTTGGCGGATTTTGGGCAGAGGTCGCGTGGGGACGTTTTTGGGGCTGGGATCCGAAGGAAAATGGGGCTTTGCTCGTGCTCATTTGGGTGCTCATGGTAATCCACTTGAAGGCTCAAAATTTTGTGAAGCCGAAGACGCTCGAAGTGCTTTCTTCGCTTCTTTTGATTGTCATCGCCTTTTGCCTGTTCGGGGTGAATTTGCTGGGGGTCGGTTTGCACAGTTACGGATTTTCGGCGAACCTGCTCGTTGCTTTTAGCGCTTTTGTTTTGGGCGATGTTGGGGTGATCTGTTTTTTAAGTTTTTGGAAGAGGAACAAACGACGAAAATGA
- the glgB gene encoding 1,4-alpha-glucan branching protein GlgB codes for MDFQNNTTMTYDQMNSIWNFNCSDPFSILGIHALETDRGLKTVIRVYLPGAASIRGESVEPEIIYGQANFEEPAEEVQIGKKKTAKKNAKSAKTSKTAKTAKTAKTSSKKASVEDDAKTLAFDFVRIDNSGFFEAVLDMEFQPFFYKLHITLENGIQYTVVDPYAFLPVLTDFDCHLIKNGTHYELYKKLGANIVRHQGFNGVQFAVWAPNAKSVSVVGNFNSWDGRRHPMRMIGSSGIWEIFIPDLGENELYRFEIHAQDGRLITKSDPLAKLSEMRPATASVTTHLEGYEWNDKLYMDTHYATRVFGAPMNIYEVHAGSWERDPSNPDRFLSWNELADKLIPYLKEMGYTHVEFLPIMEHPLDESWGYQVTGYYSPTSRFGSPDEFRRFVDLCHQNEIGVILDWVPAHFPKDSYALGRFDGTACYEHADPRQGEHPDWGTYIFNLGRSEVSNFLIANAMYWLREFHCDGLRVDAVASMLYLDYGKQDGQWIPNKDGGNINYDTLEFLKHLNSIMGRLAPHAILIAEESTSFPCITRPPERGGLGFHYKWNMGWMNDFLSYMHHEPVHRKYHHNLLTFSMVYAYSENFILVLSHDEVVHGKGSMLNKMPGDNWQKFANLRLAYAYQFAHPGKKLNFMGNDFGQYREWNEKQSLDWHLLSWETHGKLHEMFKTLSHIYKDESAMWEVDHAPEGFEWISCDDADSSIVSFVRRDAHGAMILCAFNFTPVPRTPYRIGVPARGRWKEIFNSDSEMWGGGNIGNAGEIRSEDIGWQGRPWSANIQLPPLAAVFFKFVGE; via the coding sequence ATGGATTTTCAAAATAATACAACAATGACTTACGACCAGATGAACTCCATCTGGAACTTTAATTGCAGCGATCCTTTTTCGATTCTCGGCATTCACGCCTTGGAAACCGACCGCGGACTCAAGACCGTGATTCGCGTGTACTTGCCGGGCGCCGCCTCCATTCGCGGAGAATCGGTCGAACCGGAAATCATCTACGGTCAAGCAAACTTTGAAGAACCGGCAGAAGAAGTCCAGATTGGTAAAAAAAAGACCGCAAAGAAGAATGCGAAGTCTGCAAAGACATCCAAAACCGCAAAAACGGCAAAGACCGCCAAGACGAGCTCTAAAAAGGCTTCCGTGGAAGATGACGCCAAGACTCTCGCTTTTGATTTTGTCCGCATCGATAACTCGGGATTCTTCGAAGCCGTACTCGACATGGAATTCCAGCCGTTCTTCTACAAGCTTCACATTACGCTTGAAAACGGCATCCAGTACACGGTTGTCGATCCTTATGCATTCCTTCCGGTTCTCACGGACTTTGACTGCCATCTGATCAAGAACGGTACGCATTACGAACTTTACAAGAAGCTCGGTGCAAACATTGTGCGTCACCAAGGCTTTAACGGTGTGCAGTTCGCCGTTTGGGCTCCGAACGCCAAGAGCGTTTCCGTCGTCGGCAACTTCAACAGCTGGGATGGCCGTCGTCATCCGATGCGCATGATCGGATCTTCGGGCATTTGGGAAATCTTCATTCCGGATCTTGGCGAAAACGAACTTTACCGTTTCGAAATTCACGCCCAGGACGGTCGCCTGATCACCAAGTCCGACCCTCTGGCAAAGCTCAGCGAAATGCGTCCGGCTACGGCAAGCGTTACCACTCACCTCGAAGGTTACGAATGGAACGACAAGCTCTACATGGACACGCATTACGCAACCCGTGTCTTCGGTGCTCCGATGAACATTTACGAAGTGCACGCCGGTTCCTGGGAACGCGACCCGAGCAATCCGGACCGCTTCCTCTCCTGGAACGAACTCGCCGACAAGCTCATTCCGTATTTGAAGGAAATGGGTTATACGCATGTGGAATTCCTTCCGATCATGGAACACCCGCTCGATGAATCCTGGGGTTATCAAGTCACGGGTTACTATTCCCCGACCAGCCGTTTCGGTTCGCCGGATGAATTCCGCCGCTTTGTGGACCTTTGCCACCAGAACGAAATCGGCGTGATTCTCGACTGGGTTCCAGCACACTTCCCGAAGGACTCTTATGCTCTCGGCCGTTTCGACGGTACAGCCTGCTATGAACACGCTGACCCGCGTCAGGGTGAACATCCGGACTGGGGCACCTATATCTTTAACCTCGGTCGTAGCGAAGTTTCGAACTTCCTCATTGCAAACGCCATGTACTGGCTCCGTGAATTCCACTGCGACGGCCTCCGTGTGGATGCCGTGGCAAGTATGCTCTACCTCGACTACGGTAAGCAAGACGGTCAGTGGATTCCGAACAAAGACGGCGGAAACATCAACTACGACACTCTCGAATTCCTGAAGCATTTGAACAGCATCATGGGCCGTCTCGCTCCGCACGCGATTCTCATCGCCGAAGAATCGACGAGCTTCCCGTGCATCACGCGTCCGCCAGAACGCGGCGGTCTCGGCTTCCATTACAAGTGGAACATGGGCTGGATGAACGACTTCCTTTCTTACATGCACCACGAACCGGTGCACCGGAAGTATCACCACAACTTGCTCACCTTCAGCATGGTGTACGCCTATTCCGAAAACTTCATTTTAGTGCTGAGCCACGACGAAGTCGTTCACGGCAAGGGTTCCATGTTGAACAAGATGCCAGGCGACAACTGGCAGAAGTTCGCCAACCTCCGCCTCGCCTACGCTTACCAGTTCGCCCATCCGGGTAAAAAGCTCAACTTCATGGGCAACGACTTTGGTCAGTACCGCGAATGGAACGAAAAGCAGTCCCTCGACTGGCACTTGCTCTCTTGGGAAACGCACGGCAAGTTGCACGAAATGTTCAAAACGCTTTCGCACATTTACAAGGACGAAAGTGCCATGTGGGAAGTCGACCACGCACCGGAAGGATTCGAATGGATTTCTTGCGATGACGCCGACAGTTCCATCGTTTCGTTTGTCCGCCGTGACGCACACGGTGCGATGATTCTCTGCGCCTTCAACTTCACCCCGGTTCCGCGTACTCCGTATCGCATCGGCGTTCCTGCACGTGGCCGTTGGAAGGAAATCTTCAACTCGGATTCCGAAATGTGGGGCGGTGGTAACATCGGCAACGCGGGTGAAATCCGTTCCGAAGATATTGGCTGGCAGGGTCGTCCGTGGAGCGCGAACATTCAGCTTCCACCGCTCGCAGCCGTTTTCTTCAAGTTCGTCGGCGAATAA
- a CDS encoding TIGR02147 family protein, whose amino-acid sequence MDTQMEKLSLFNFLDYREYLLAYFDHRKAASPWYSYKVFGEGVGLDQSQVFRILQKQLHISKKALPRFLEYLKLEGREAEYFTKLVELGRSRRESETRCLFAEALALRGSKSRKLQDTQLELYSKWYYSVIRTLLGFVHVKDDYESLGQMVSPPISADIAKKSVQLLETLGLAKRDEEGFWTLTDLKLTTGSAYKNLQVHAYQSESMKLAMQSLELHTKELRDINVINMALDADAFRDCLAILSTARDEIRARVEKVENPDRVMRLASAFFPVAFTKVAKK is encoded by the coding sequence TTGGATACACAGATGGAAAAGCTTTCGCTTTTTAACTTTTTAGATTACCGGGAATATCTATTGGCCTATTTCGACCATCGGAAGGCGGCTTCGCCGTGGTATTCTTATAAGGTATTTGGAGAAGGGGTGGGGCTCGACCAGAGCCAGGTTTTTCGCATTCTGCAAAAGCAACTTCACATTTCTAAAAAAGCTTTGCCGCGTTTTTTGGAATACTTAAAACTCGAAGGCCGTGAAGCGGAATATTTTACGAAGCTTGTGGAACTCGGACGTTCCCGTCGAGAATCCGAAACACGTTGCCTTTTTGCAGAAGCTCTTGCCTTGCGGGGGTCCAAAAGTCGCAAACTGCAAGATACGCAGCTCGAACTTTATTCCAAATGGTATTACAGCGTCATTCGCACCTTGCTAGGCTTTGTCCACGTCAAGGACGATTACGAATCGCTCGGCCAAATGGTATCTCCGCCGATTTCTGCGGATATCGCCAAAAAATCTGTTCAGTTGCTCGAAACGCTTGGCCTTGCGAAGCGCGACGAGGAAGGCTTTTGGACGTTGACCGATCTGAAGCTCACTACGGGCTCTGCTTATAAAAATTTACAAGTGCACGCGTATCAGTCGGAATCGATGAAACTTGCCATGCAGAGCCTTGAATTACATACAAAAGAGCTTCGGGATATAAATGTGATCAATATGGCGCTCGATGCTGACGCTTTCCGCGATTGTCTTGCTATTTTAAGTACAGCAAGGGATGAAATCCGCGCCCGAGTGGAAAAGGTCGAAAATCCGGATCGTGTGATGCGGCTCGCTTCTGCTTTTTTCCCGGTGGCGTTTACAAAGGTTGCAAAGAAATGA
- a CDS encoding sensor domain-containing diguanylate cyclase: protein MKLNFSLHLNSAEDKSVLGSFAVEKPLLWDTSISFDQASEDAFEVLMTDSAEEACCFLQNKRKLSEAIFFGESSAVETFFDGLLNVWPLHEKAEMRRARFQKLLKHFQSEFDAWHYKNLLKSTIDSVPDLVWFKDKIGAHMMVNQEFCNTVHKTKEDIRGRGHYYIWDISEEEYKKGEFVCMESETDTMNAGKTCIFDEPLKTSEGMKQLKTYKTPLYDMFGNIEGTVGVAKDVTDFGNMGLELSILVENIPFPLILCDVNWKTLKMNDCFRKLVGIDKAKIQDFDFHLWLERNMTQVSDDSENLKTNSREHEYVLQIGNKDHHFIVIEQEIIDYFQNVSGYFVILRDVTIARNFETMILNAANTDALTQLYNRRYFEDFMKNNAKRPMTLLYMDLDNFKEVNDKYGHRRGDEILQNFAKFMQECFPTGIISRMGGDEFTLILEKPISEEKMATACELLNQKVMSLFRSGGLHVSVSVGISKTDGTRSYDEILHEADERMYALKKERHAERE from the coding sequence ATGAAACTAAATTTTTCATTGCATTTAAACTCGGCAGAAGACAAGAGTGTATTGGGCTCTTTTGCTGTTGAAAAACCTCTTTTGTGGGACACTTCGATTTCTTTTGATCAGGCATCGGAAGATGCTTTTGAAGTTTTGATGACGGATTCTGCGGAAGAAGCTTGTTGTTTTTTGCAGAACAAGCGGAAACTTTCCGAAGCCATTTTCTTTGGGGAATCTTCGGCGGTGGAGACTTTTTTCGATGGCTTGTTAAACGTTTGGCCGCTCCACGAAAAAGCGGAAATGCGACGCGCGCGTTTTCAAAAATTGCTCAAGCATTTCCAGTCGGAATTTGACGCATGGCATTACAAGAATCTGCTCAAGAGCACAATAGATAGTGTCCCGGACCTTGTCTGGTTTAAGGACAAAATCGGCGCACACATGATGGTGAACCAGGAATTTTGCAATACCGTTCACAAGACGAAAGAAGACATTCGCGGTCGCGGACATTATTACATCTGGGATATCTCTGAAGAGGAATACAAGAAGGGCGAATTCGTTTGCATGGAATCCGAAACGGACACCATGAATGCGGGAAAAACCTGCATTTTCGACGAACCGCTCAAGACAAGCGAGGGTATGAAGCAGCTCAAGACTTACAAGACCCCCTTGTACGATATGTTCGGCAACATCGAAGGTACGGTCGGCGTTGCCAAGGACGTGACGGACTTCGGTAATATGGGACTTGAACTTTCCATTCTGGTGGAAAACATTCCGTTCCCGCTAATCCTTTGCGATGTGAACTGGAAAACCTTGAAGATGAACGACTGCTTTAGGAAACTCGTAGGCATCGATAAGGCTAAAATTCAGGATTTCGATTTCCACCTGTGGCTTGAGAGGAATATGACGCAGGTCAGCGATGACAGCGAAAACCTGAAAACGAATTCCCGCGAGCATGAATACGTGCTCCAGATCGGCAACAAGGATCATCACTTCATCGTTATCGAACAGGAAATCATCGACTACTTCCAGAATGTTTCCGGCTACTTTGTCATTCTTCGAGATGTGACGATCGCGCGCAATTTCGAAACGATGATTTTGAATGCGGCGAATACCGATGCGCTGACACAGCTATACAATCGCCGTTATTTTGAAGACTTCATGAAGAATAACGCGAAACGTCCGATGACGCTCTTGTACATGGACCTCGATAACTTCAAGGAGGTGAACGACAAGTACGGACATCGCCGTGGGGACGAAATTTTACAGAACTTTGCTAAGTTCATGCAGGAATGTTTCCCGACAGGAATTATTTCCCGTATGGGTGGCGACGAATTTACCTTGATTTTGGAAAAGCCGATATCAGAAGAAAAAATGGCGACCGCTTGTGAATTGCTCAACCAAAAGGTGATGTCTTTGTTCCGATCGGGTGGCTTGCACGTTTCGGTGAGCGTCGGCATTTCTAAAACGGATGGAACGCGCAGCTATGATGAAATTCTGCACGAAGCCGATGAACGCATGTACGCTTTGAAAAAAGAGCGTCACGCGGAACGGGAATAG